The window CGATCTCGCAAATGGCGATGTCGAACCCCTCGCCAACGGCGGTCAGCCGGGCTTTAATCTCGTCGGTGATATGGGGTATCACCTGCACGGTGGCCCCAAGATAGTCCCCCCGGCGCTCTTTCTGGATGACGTTGTTGTAGATCCATCCGGTGGTGACGTTGTTGAGCTTGCCCATGGTGGTGGAAATGAACCGCTCGTAATGGCCCAGGTCCATATCCGTCTCGGCGCCGTCATCGGTGACGTACACCTCGCCATGCTGGAACGGGCTCATGGTGCCCGGATCCACGTTGATATATGGATCCAGTTTCATTATGGTCACCTTGTAACCCCTGGCCTCCAGCAAAGCCCCCAGCGACGCCGCCGTTATGCCCTTTCCAAGGCTTGAAAGAACGCCGCCGGTCACAAAAACATATTTGGCCATTACTAAAATTCCCCGTTTCTCACAAAAGCCTCCGCCCTTTCCAGGTCGGCAGGCGAGTCTATACCCAAAGAATCACGGTCTGTATCCACAAGCAGTATCTTCTCTCCATGCTCCAGTATACGCAACTGTTCCAGTTTCTCCAGTTTTTCCAGCGGCGTCGGGCTCATGGCCGAAAAGCGCAAAAGAAAATCGCGGCGGAACACATATACTCCCAGGTGTTTGAGCCAGCGGGAGTTTTCATCAGCGCCATCGCGGTGATGGGGGATGGGAAGTTTGGAGAAATATAGCGCCATGCCATGGAGGTCACGGACAACGCAGGTGACGTTCAGGTCTTCGGCCTCTTTCCTCTCCACGGAAACGCAGAGTGTTGAAACGCTGGCCCCGGGATTTCCCTTAAGGGCGTTTACGGCTCGATCCACCGAATCCGTGTCCACAAATGGCTCGTCCCCCTGGAGGTTGACCACTATTCCGTATTCCGGAAACTTCCGGGCCACTTCCGCCACCCTGTCGGTGCCGGACGCATGATGGATGGAGGTCATTACAGCCTCGCCGCCGGAACCGGTGACGGTTTTTAAAATCCGCTCGTCGTCGGTGGCCACTATCACCCGGCTGGGGGTCTTCATCAGTTTGGCCCGTTCGTACACCCTTGTTATCATGGGCTTTCCCCCTATCAGCTTGAGCGCCTTGGCGGGAAGACGGGTGGAGCCGTACCGGGCGGGAATGACTACGAGGGTTTTATCTTCCACGTGGTTTTTCGAGCGTTGTTAGGCGTATCTCTTCAGCGGTCTTCACATCCATACCTTTGTTCCGGGCAACCAGCTTTTCTATCAACATATTCCTGACTTCAAGGGGAAGATTTTGAGCGAATTTTTGCTTCACGTCAACCCGCTCCGGAGTTACGCGGAACACGGCCGTGTTTGAAAGCTCTTTTGCGTACAATGGCGCGATGGCGCTTATGGGCGCATGCCCCCCTTCCGGCTGGTATTTTGCCATTAACAACCCTAACGCGAGAGCCTTTTCTTCGGCATCGGTTATAACATCCCCCCACCCTTTCATAAGGACCGATTTGAACAGCATGGTGGCCGGGCAGGCGAATTCCGACGAGCGCCAGTAAGACGGAATGTAAGAGTATGGGATATACGCGAGGAAGGTGACTTTAGCCCCGTTTTTCAGCGCGTGATACTTTGCGCCGTCCACAGCGCCGTGGAAGAATATTTTCCCGCCGGAGAAAGCAAAATTGACTGGAAGCGTCATCGGCCATCCGTCGCCGTCCACAAAGCCCAATTGCCCCACTTCTATGGCTGAAAAAAGCTCCTGGGCATCTGTCGCGTCCACCTCAAACTCACTGCGTCTCATCGGCAAACCGTCCCGTGGCCGTTAATACGCATGTTTGTTCACAAACCCGCGCCAAACCGTGAGCCACAATATTTTCAGGTCAAAAAGCATGGACCAGTTTTCGATGTAATGGAGGTCGTACTCTATCCTTTTCTCCAGCGAGGTGTTCCCCCGGAACCCGTTCACCTGGGCCCAGCCTGTCATGCCCGCCTTCATCTTGTGCCTCAGCATGTACATGGGTATGTTCTTGCTGAAATCCTCCACGAACACCGGGCGTTCGGGCCGGGGGCCCACAAGGCTCATATCCCCCTTCAACACATTAAAAAGCTGGGGCAGTTCGTCCAGGCTGGTCCTTCTTATAAACTCCCCGACCTTTGTCTTGCGGCTGTCGTCCTTGCTGGCCCAAACGGCGCCGGTTTGTTTCTCCGCGCCTTCCACCATGGAGCGAAACTTGTATATGTGGAACCGGCCGCCGCCAAGGCTCATCCGCTCTTGCCGGAAAAGGACCGGCCCGCGAGACTCCAGCTTGATGAGCGCCGCTATGGCGAGCATAACCGGCGACCAGATGACGATGAACAACATGGAGAAGATGATGTCGAACAGGCGTTTTAGCACCAGGTTCCAGCCATACAGCGGGCTTTCGGAGAGGGACACTATGGGAATGCCGTCGAAATCCTCCACCCCGGCGTTAAGCCGCATGAACTGGAGAATGTCCGGCGCCAGTTTGACGTCCACCATCTCATCCCCCAAAAGGCTCAAGGTCTTGTCCAGAAGGTCGTTGGCCTGCCGGGGAAGGGCCATGAATATCTGGTCCACCCCTCTTTGGCTAATCAGTCTTTTGATGTCGCCAACGGTCCCTATCACTTCATATCCGTGATATGACTTGCCGGTTTCATTTTCGTCCTGCGCCAGCATGCCCACAACTTTCAGCCCCGATTCCGGATGGCGGGCGAAGGTGGCCGCCAATGTTTGGCCCAGCTCGCCGGTTCCCACTATCAGGACATACCGGAGGTTGTACCCCTTGCTCCGCATGATCCGGAGGATGGTCCTGACAGAAGTGTGCGAAACCATGAGCCCCACCACGCTTATCCCCCAGAACAGGGCCATAACGGCGCGGGAATAAGAATACTCGCGGAAAAAGAAGGTGGCGGCCATCATGAAGATTGTGGCCACGGTGGCGGTGCGGAAAATGCGGTAGTACTCGTGAAACCGCGAGTCCGACCGCATGGGGGTGTAAAGGCCGCTGAACCGGAGCGAGAAGAACCAGGTAACCATGATGATCGGGACGAAGATAAGGTAATCCCATAGAGGGGGAACACCCTTGTCAACCTCGATCACCTCCAGGCTGAACCGGACGTAATAGGCCAATAGCCAAGACACCGCCGCAACCAGCGTGTCTGCGGCCAGCATTATGGTAAGGAACAGCTGGTTATGTTTCTTTAACATTATCCGAATCCAAAGAACGTCGCCAATGGCGCAAGACGCTGAAAATTATAACCCATCCGGCCATGGTTTGGGTAGGCGCCCGGTACGTCTATTTGACGTGGACTGAATTGCAAATAAAACACCGGCCTGCGTGAAAGCCCTCAAGCATCACCCCGCCCATCCCCAGGGTGTAAAATAATATCCATGATAATTCACCGGTATGGCCCATGGGAGGAGCCGCCAAAACCTCCTTTCACTTTGGAAGACGTTGTCCGCGCCGCAACGGAGCTGGTGATGCGCTACCACATAAGCTTCAACGAGGCGTTGCGCTATCTTCTGGAGCAGGGCCTGCCCGTAAACGAGTTCCTCCGCAACGACGGGTTCGACACCCTGCTGGAGGAGTACATTCAAAAAGTGGACTCCATGCAGGAAGAGTTGCGCGGGAAATACGACATCAAGGGGCTGTCCAGAAAATCCGCCCGCAGGTTCAAGACCGCCGCCAGCAAGGCCCGGGAGCTTGCCCGGAATGACGATAGCCTTGCGCGCCAGATAGAAAAAGCCGCCAGGGATAAAAGCGCCTCGGCGCTCCATGAGGCCCGGTGGATCCTGCGCCGCGCAGATAAGGACAGTGTGGAGCTGGAAGAAGAGCTTTTCAAAGCCATGGCCCACGCGGAAACGCTTGCCGACACCGAAAAGTTCCTTGAACGGTTCGGCGACGTTTTCCATGGCAAACGCGAACCTTCGCCTCATGAAGCCAGGGACGTTTTCAAACAATACGAAACCCTGGAAGACTTGCGCCGCCAGCTGGAAAACGCAAAGGAAAGGGGCGACCTGTTCGGGGTGGACGAACAAAACCTTAAAAACATCATGGGCGACGAGGCTTACGAGAAGTTTAACAAGGCCCGGGAAGATACCATGAACCAGCTGGCCGAGGCTTTGAAAACCACGGGCCTTGTGGAGCGGGACGACGATGGCGTGTTCAAGCTTACCCCTTCGGCGGCGCGCAAAGTTGGCTCCCGGGCGCTTTCGGAAATTTTCGAGCAGTTGAAAATGGACGGCTCCGGCGTCCATCTTGTGGAGATGAAGGGCGAAGGAGCCGTGGAAACCGCCCGCACAAGACCCTATGAGTATGGCGACCCTCTCACTGGGCTGGACGTGGCCGCAAGCCTTTTAAACGCCATGGTGCGCGAGGGATCCACCAAGGCCCGCCTGCGCCGGGAAGATATGGAAGTGGCCCAAACCGCGGGGACAGCCCACGCCAACATAGTGGTCATGCTGGACATGAGCGGCTCCATGAGCCGTTACGGCCGGTTCCACAACGCGAAAAAAATGGCCCTGGCGCTGGATGCGCTCACCCGCGCCTATTATCCCCAGGACTCGGTGAGTTTCATAGGGTTTGCCACCTTCGCCAAACGCGCGGCGTTGGGGGATATCATGAACCTGGCTCCGGAGCCGGTGACTTTCGCAGGAGGCGCGGTGAACATGCGGGTGGATTTTTCCCGGATAAGAGACCCCAAGGCGGAACTGGCCCATGTGCCGCGATATTTCACCAACATGCAAAAAGGGTTCGAACTGGCGCGGAGCATCCTGCAATCGCAACAAGGGACCAACAAGGAGATAATCCTTATTACAGACGGCGCCCCAACTGCATATTACAAAGGCTCCATGTTGTATCTAACTTACCCACCGGGCCAACCGGCTTTCGAGGCCACGTTGAACGAGGTGCGGGCGCTGACCGGCGAGGGTATCAGGATAAACGCGTTCCTGCTGGGCTCCGATTTCGACTCCGGCTATTTCGGCGAGGACGAATTTATCCAGTCCATGCTGAAAATAAACCGGGGCAGGCTTTACCAGCCGGAGCCGGACAGCCTTACCCGCTACGCCATTGTGGACTACATAACCCACCGTCGCATGACCATGGAGACTTAGCCGGTGCCTACCCCAATCGGCCACTGCCTCATTGGTCTTGCGGTGGGGGAGTTTTACAGCAAGCGCAAGCCCGGTGAAAAACATGCGTGGATCACAAGCCTTTACTTCACCGCCGTGGCCTGCATGGCGGACCTGGATTTCATATCCTGGGACGGCGATGGATTAAACATCTCATCCTTGGGGCACCATGGGATCACCCACTCTTTGGGGTTTGCGGTGATAGCGTCGGCGCTTGCCGGAGCCGTGGCGGTATTTTTGGACTCGCCGAATTGGTTCAGGCTTTCATTTCTTACCGGGCTGGCCTACACAAGCCACATCATGGCGGACATCATATGCGTGGACGAGTTCCCGCAAAACGGCATTGGCCTTCCGGCCCTGTGGCCTTTGAGCGGCGATTATTACATCATCCCGCTATTACCCGGCGTGGACAGAAGCCATGTGTTCACGATGGCCAACGCCGTGAACCTGTCGCTGGAGATTGCGCTTTTCGGCGGTGTGTATCTTGCGGCGCAATGGTTGATGAAGGCCAAGAATCCACAGCGGCAATTTCAATAACCGCCGCAACAGCGCGTCCGCGCATATAAGCCATCTACCTTTTACCGCCTGATTAGAGTGATAGAATGTAGCAAAAGATCGTCAGGTAAAGCGAATGTTAAAAGCCAAGGGGGGCAATAGGGCGGGCGCCGCTATCGAACGGACGTTCGACACGGTGAACGCCTTCATTGAGAGCGTAATCCGGCACGAGACCACCTCCGGTGTCGTTCTGCTGATATCTACGGCGCTGGCCCTTCTTATCATGAACTCCGGGCTGTCCTCGGCATATCTGAATTTCATCAACACCGTCATCGGCGTGAACATCGGCGGATGGGGTCTCACCGAGCCGCTCAAGCTTTGGGTGAATGACGGGCTGATGGCCATTTTCTTCCTGATGGTGGGGCTGGAGATAAAACGCGAGGTGTTGATCGGCGAGCTTGCCACGCCAAAAAAGGCTCTACTGCCCATCATCGCCGCCATCGGCGGTATGGTTATGCCCGCCTTCATATATTTCATGTTCAACCCCGGCCCGCCGGAGCTTTATGGATGGGGCATACCCATGGCCACGGATATAGCCTTCGCCATGGGCATACTGGCGGCGGCTGGAAAAAAGGCTCCCCGCTCGCTTTACGTGTTTCTCATAGCGCTTGCGATAGTGGACGACCTGGGCGCCGTGATGGTGATCGCCATTTTTTACACCAAGTACCTGGCGGCGGAATATCTCGGCGCGGCGATGCTGGTATGGGCGCTCATGTTCATCCTCAACCTGGGCGGAGTGAAAAGCCTGCTTCCTTATTATGTGCTGGCCATATTCGTATGGTTCGCCATGCTACACTCGGGAATACACGCCACACTGGCCGGAGTAATGACCGCCATGGCCATACCGTTAAGCGGCAAACTGCCCGAAAGCTCGCTGGATCTTTGCGAATTGAGCCACGGCCAGGACCGTACGGAAAAACACCACACGGTGAACAACTCCGGAAAGACTCTGATGGAGGCGAAAAAAAGGATATTCCTGGTCGAATCCCCGGTGGACAGGGCGCTGGCCGACCTGCACCTTCCCGTGGCCTACATAGTGATGCCAGTGTTCGCCTTCGTGAACGCCGGCATTCCGCTGAGCCTGGAGCTTGCCGGAAAGATATTCACCCACCCGGTGGCCCATGGCGTGATTCTTGGGCTTTGCATAGGCAAGTTCGCCGGGATAACATTAAGCTCCCTGGCGGCCGTAAAACTTGGCGCGGCGCGCCTTCCGGACGGAATGAGCGTGGCGCATCTGGCCGGAGGCGGGCTTATTGGCGGGGTGGGATTCACCATGTCCATCTTTATCGCGGCCTTGGGTTTCAGGAACGAGCCGGAGCTTCTGCTGACGGCCAAAACGGCCATACTTTTCGGCTCCACGCTTTCCGCCATTCTGGGATTCGCCACGCTGTCGCTTGTTTCATCGCGCCGCCGCGGCGGATGAACGCGCAGGACAAATGTTAAACCGCTTTATTGCCTTTTGGAGAATTTGATGAGCGAGCCTTCCATACAATCCGGAAGTTTGGCGGTTACCGGAGCCGGGGGTTTTATTGGATGGGCCGTATGCGCGGAGCTTCTCCGGCGCGGCTACAAGGTAAGGGCGCTACTCCGCAAAGCTCCAGCCGGAAACGAGCTGGAATCCATGGGCGCCCAGGTTATTACCGGCGACATGGGGGAGGAAACCATTTACGACAACTTGCTGGACGGGGTGACCGGCGTATTGAATTTCGCCGGGATACTGGCCAAATGGGGTGTTTACGACTCCCATTACTGGGAAGCCAACGTGACCAACCTCAAGAAACTGCTAAAGGCATGCACACGCCATGGGGTCTCAAAATTCACCCACTGTTCTACAACAAGCGTCAACGGCAATATCAAAAATCCTCCGGCCAATGAAGACGCCACGCTGGATTGCCAGGATACTTACGACGTGACCAAGTCACACGGGGAGCTGGCGGCGCTGGCCTCCAACGGGGTGAAAGGCATGGCCGTCACGGTTATCCGTCCGGCGGTGGTTTACGGCCCGCGCGACATGCGCAGGCTGTCGTTTTTCAAGGGAGCGGCCAGCGGCGGCCTGACGATTTACGGTAATGGAGCCACTCTGATACACCCCGTGTATATAGATGATCTTGTCAACGGCGCCCTGCTGGCCCATTTTTCGGAAAGGTCTGCGGGCCGGGTTTACATCATCGGCGGCGCTGAATATGTGACCGTGGAAAAATGGGCGGAAACCATTGCGGACACGGCTGGCGCGCCCCGCAACTTCCGCCATTCGCCTATCCTTCCCGCAAAGGTGATGATCGCCGTCATGGAAAAGATTTTCACCGCTTTCCAGGTGGAGCCGCCGCTTATCAGGCGCAAGCTGGGCTTCTTCATCAAGAACAGGGCTTACGATATCTCGAGGGCCAGAGCGGAACTGGGGTTCAATCCATCCGTCTCCCTGGAGGATGGCGCCGGAAAAACGCTGGAATGGTACAGGAGCGCGGGATACATACCGTGAGCCGCTTTCGGAGCCCTGAACGCTAAGCGCCCTTCTCCAGTTTGGCCAGCCATTCTATCGGCTCTTTCATTTTTGGATCCAGCGTGTGGGCTTTCTTGAAACTTTCCACGGCTTTTGTCACCTCACCTTTGCGGTAGAAGGTCATGCCGATATTAAAATGCACTCCAGCGTCGCTGTCGTCCATTTCCAGCGCCCGGCTATACATCTCCAGCGCCTTGTCGAACCGCCCGGCGCGGGACTGGGCTATGCCGATACGGTTATACACGTGGATAAGCTGGGGGTCTATGTTGTGGGCCATTTCAAAATAGCCTATGGCTTCGTCTATCCAGCCTTTGTTCAGCGCCAGGTTGCCCATTTCAATAATGAACATAAGGTCGTTCTTCCGGCGGGACACGCAAAGGTCCATCACGCGAAGGGCTTTTTCCTTCTCCATGGTCTCGCAGGCCACCATCGCCTTTATCATCAGCGCGCGGGGGTGGTCCGGCTGTAACTGGTCGGCCTTTTGCAAAACCCGCAGGGCCGCGTCGTAATCCTCCAGCTCGAAAAGGGTTTCGGCCATTTTCAGATACGCCTCGAAAAAATCCGGGCTCTCCTTCAGCGTCTGCCTAAGCTCTTCCTTGGCCTCTTCAAAATCGCCATTCTCAAAAGCGTCTATCCCCTTGTTGTAATGTTCCAGGGCTTTGGACTCGTCCAGCACCCGGTTCTTTTCCACGGCGCCTTTTTTGAGTATCTCGATCAGCGCCTGCTCCACCTTGTACCCGTTTATGGGCGTTTCGGCCCAGTATATGAGCGCATCGGCGTTGGTGTAATGTTTCGGATGCTCCTTGGGCTTGTTGGTGAACAACAGTAATGGAGTGTGCTTGAACCGGGTGGACTCTATCAGTTGCTTTAAAAAATCCAGCCCATCCTGATGGTCCACCGGAAACACAAGCAGGCTGGTGGTGGAAAGCTTTAGCTTCTCCCAAGCCTCTTTGCAGTCGTCAAACTCCGAAATGTCGGAAAAACCATCGTCACGCAAAACATTCTTAACCTGTTTGCGTTCGTTCCGGTTGTCCATGACTATGGATATCCGGCGTTTTCCGTATTTGTCGAACAAGGCTTTTAGAGCTTTGTCGGTTTGCGGCATAAATGATTGTAAATTAATTTAAAAAGATTGCTAATTGTTTGTTAATTATATCATCATTTGATGAAATAACACAATCCCTTTCGAGACAGGAACGATTCGTTACATTTTGAAAATATCTCTATGGGTTGCAAGGAAGCGGAACAAATAAAAAAACCCGGCGTTCGAAAACCTTCGCCGGGCCTTAGGCTGATGAATGTCGGGCGTGAACTACCCCGTCACACCCCGCAAGACCTTCCTGGCTTCACTCAGTATTTTTTCCATCCGGTCTTTACCCAGGAGTTTCAGTTTTTTAAGACGGGTAAGTTCCATCTCCTCTTCGGGGGTGAGCGTTTTTTTCCTGACCAGCTCGTTCACGTCCCTCTCCATCCTGAAATGCTCTTCATGGAGAGTCCTGAACTCGTCGTTCTCCTCGATCAGCCTGCTTGCCAAGTCGTTCATGGTAGCTGTGCTCATGGGCGCTCCTCCTTTTAAAGATTAATTGATATGGAGTTTTTCCCAGTTCAGTTCCGCCTGGGAGCGGCCTACGTACTTTAATACCGGGCGATTGTCTTTGGCGACTCCGGCTATTAGCTGTTCCCCGGCAATAAGAGCCACCGGCACGGCCAACGGATGGGCCGGCCACGAAGTCCACAACACCGGTCCATCCAGCGCTTCGTTGAAAATTTCCGCGTATGGCTCAAACCCGTCGCCGATAAATTGAGCCGGGCCATGGATGGATCTGGCCAGTTTTTCAGGCTCGATAGCCACATCTTCGGCAAGCCTTTGACCGGTGGAGGAGAAAAACGCGGCGTAAACTTCCCCTTTCCGAGCGTTGAGCAGGGGAACCACCATTCCCGCCTCCGCGGAGCCGCGGCAAGAACGGGCCAAAGCCTCCAGCGTTCCCACTCCCACCACGGGTTTGCCGGTGACATCCGCCAGGCCCACGGCGGTTGACAAGCCTATCCGCAGGCCGGTAAAAGAGCCTGGGCCGGAAGATACGGCGAAACAGTCCACATCTTCAAGTTGCAGTTGGTTTTCATCAAGAATGGCCCTGGCCAGCGCAAGAACATTTCGGGAATGGGACAAGCCGCGCTTGTCCTCAATAACTGCTTTTATCTCCCCATCCACGGCCAAAGCGGCGCTTGCGGATTTAGTGGACGTGTCAATAGCCAGTATATGCATGTTGAGGGGGCCTTCCAAAAGTGGGTCGTTTGGTAAAGGCTCTAACTATTTCTTAACAGAATGGCGGGCTGGAAGCAACCGCTGTTTTCAACTTTTTTCTCCCGCCCCGTCCCCTTTTTACCGATCCCTTCGCAACCCATTAAAACTAAAAGCCGCGCATGCCTCGGCCGGCGGTAAATCCCGTGGCGCGGAGGGCGATTATATGGTAGTTTTTGAAATATTATGATCGCAAACGATTCCGAAGGGCCTCTACTTCCGCCAGGCGCCAAACCCCGGGCGGTTATCCTTCTGCCGGAGAAAGACGCTTACCTGGCTGGGATCTATTTCAACCTTCTGGAGCGGGCCGGGTTTTTACCCCGGCTGGCCACGGGGGAAGACAGCCTGGACGGGGACGACCTTACCCTGATGGGGTTTCAGATGGCCGCCGCCAATCCAAAACTGGCGCAATCCATACCCGCCCACCGCCTGTTGATAGATTTCCATTTCAAGAAGGACTACGAGCAGAACCCCACGGCGTATCCGTTCCATCTTCTGGACCATCTGACGGTCATCGTCCACGACCATGAGGCGGAACGGTTCCTGCTCAAAAGCATCCGCGCCATGAACTGCAAAACGGCGTTGTTCCCATATAAATCCCAGGTCAACGCCTGCGCCATCGGCCCGGGGGAACGGAAGATATTCTCACCGGCTGAATTCAAGGGGCACCCGTGGCTTGCCGGAATGGAGGTGGAATACATCTCTCCGCCGTTTCCGCCCATGGCTCCGGCGGGTTCTTTCATTGTGGCGCCGGAGTACGACCCGGCCATATGGCCAACCCTTTTCTGGGGGGCCGAAGGAGGGTTACCTGCGGTTTTGCCCGCTAACGAGTCTTTCTCCTCATGGTTCTTTTACGGCGCCCTGCTTTTCGACCCTTCATCGCAAGAGGATTTCAATTTCAAAACCTCCATGCTCAGCCGCCCTGCCCCTGCCGGAACGAAACCGGAAGGCGTAAAGCGCAAGATAGGCATTGTGGCCCCCCGGCATGGAAGAAACGCTCCCGGCGGCGCCGAAACCCTGGCGGACAACCTGGCCCGCAACCTGCGTACAGCGGGGCACGACGCGGAGATAATCACCACCTGCACCGACAGCATGATCAAATGGAACAACCATCTGTCCGAGGGGCTGTCCAACGATGAAGGGCTTCCCGTCCGCCGGTTCGCCATAGATAAAACGGACCAGACCGGGTTTCACAGCATCGGCCACAAGATAAACAAACGGGAGCCTGTCAGCTGGACCGAGGAAACCGAATGGCTCCGCCTATCCATCCGGTCCCGGGCCATGGAGGCGTACCTTAAGGCCCATGAAGCGGATTACGACCATTTGTTCTTCGTCCCATATTTATATGGGACCGCCTACTGGCCCAGCCAGATAGCGCCGGAGAAAAGCTATCTCATCCCCTGCTATCACCGCGAGGCCCCGGCATACACCCGGGCTTTGCGGCAGAACGCCATGTGGGTGTCGGGCATATCGTTCAACACGCTGGCGGAAAAGAGGCTGGCCGAAACCGAGCTTAAGATAAGAAACGAGAACACGGAAGTTATCGGGCTGGGGGTGGACACGCGGATTAAAGGCGACCCCGCCCGGTTCCGCGCCAAAACCGGGGTGGATTACGATTTCCTTCTGTACGTGGGGCGGCTCCAGCGGGAGAAAAACGTCCCGCAATTACTGGACTATTTCCATTCCGGAGCCGGGCAGATAAAAAGCGGCCTCTTGCTGGCTGGCATGGGGGATGTGAGGGTGAAAGACGACCCGTCCATCCGCCTGAAAAGCCTTGGTTTCGTGCCCGAGCAGGAAAAGATAGACGCTTATTCCGCCTGTCTTGCCTTCGTATTGCCATCCACCCAGGAAAGCTTCTCGATTGTGATGATGGAGTCCTGGCTCCAGGGCCGCCCGGTGATTGCCAACGCCGCGTGCAACGTGGCGCGGGAGCATATTTATACTTGTGGCGGCGGGCTTCTTTATAGCGACGCCGCCGAGTTCGCCCAAGCGGTAAGAAAACTGGAGCAAGACAAAGCCTACGCAGACGAGCTGGGCCAAAAAGGGCGTGAATACGCGCTGGCGAATTTCCAGTGGGAAAACATAATCGCCCGGCTGGACAAATTCCTGAACGGCGCCCCGCCCCGCCCATTATGGGAGCGGCTGGGGGAAGCCGCCCGGAGAAGCTCTTACGCCCTTTCGGAAGGCAGGGAGGGCCCCATGACGCACATGCTGTCGGAGATCAGGCGCAACCTGATGGGGGGCGAGGTGGCTTACGAAACCCCGTTGCTGGAGGCCCTTGCAAACGTAGATGAACAATCCCATATCCACCCTGAATACCGGGAGTTCTCCGACAGGCCGGTAATAGGCCCGCTATTAAGCAAAATACGGGGATTGATGACGAACCACTTGCGGAAGAACTACCTGGAGATACTCGAAAGCAAACAAACGCGGTTCAACAGCGAAACGGTGAAGATAATAAGACGGCTGTTCGAGGATATCAGGAAGCTTGGCGGGTGACATCTAAACCGTTTAAAATCAAGCGCCGTTTGCCCGGTTTATAGCCTATAATTGACCCGAAGCGCCCGGGGCATGTCGGGGGAATGTTTAAGGCGGCTCCCCCACAGCGGCGCGCAAGGTTTCGCTCCTTTTTGGGGATGATAATGTCCGCAAAGGTAAGTTTAACTGTTGTCCGGGGCAAACTGGCAGGCCAGGTGTACACCTTCGACAGCCGCGAAACCTGCGTCATCGGCAGAGGGCTGGACTGTAATCCCCGCCTCCCCGATGATGAAGCCCACAGGACCATATCCCGCCATCATTGTCTGCTGGACATCAATCCGCCGGATGCGCGGATAAGGGATTTCGGAAGTCTCAACGG of the Nitrospinota bacterium genome contains:
- a CDS encoding VWA domain-containing protein, which gives rise to MIIHRYGPWEEPPKPPFTLEDVVRAATELVMRYHISFNEALRYLLEQGLPVNEFLRNDGFDTLLEEYIQKVDSMQEELRGKYDIKGLSRKSARRFKTAASKARELARNDDSLARQIEKAARDKSASALHEARWILRRADKDSVELEEELFKAMAHAETLADTEKFLERFGDVFHGKREPSPHEARDVFKQYETLEDLRRQLENAKERGDLFGVDEQNLKNIMGDEAYEKFNKAREDTMNQLAEALKTTGLVERDDDGVFKLTPSAARKVGSRALSEIFEQLKMDGSGVHLVEMKGEGAVETARTRPYEYGDPLTGLDVAASLLNAMVREGSTKARLRREDMEVAQTAGTAHANIVVMLDMSGSMSRYGRFHNAKKMALALDALTRAYYPQDSVSFIGFATFAKRAALGDIMNLAPEPVTFAGGAVNMRVDFSRIRDPKAELAHVPRYFTNMQKGFELARSILQSQQGTNKEIILITDGAPTAYYKGSMLYLTYPPGQPAFEATLNEVRALTGEGIRINAFLLGSDFDSGYFGEDEFIQSMLKINRGRLYQPEPDSLTRYAIVDYITHRRMTMET
- a CDS encoding pyridoxamine 5'-phosphate oxidase family protein, yielding MRRSEFEVDATDAQELFSAIEVGQLGFVDGDGWPMTLPVNFAFSGGKIFFHGAVDGAKYHALKNGAKVTFLAYIPYSYIPSYWRSSEFACPATMLFKSVLMKGWGDVITDAEEKALALGLLMAKYQPEGGHAPISAIAPLYAKELSNTAVFRVTPERVDVKQKFAQNLPLEVRNMLIEKLVARNKGMDVKTAEEIRLTTLEKPRGR
- the nhaA gene encoding Na+/H+ antiporter NhaA codes for the protein MLKAKGGNRAGAAIERTFDTVNAFIESVIRHETTSGVVLLISTALALLIMNSGLSSAYLNFINTVIGVNIGGWGLTEPLKLWVNDGLMAIFFLMVGLEIKREVLIGELATPKKALLPIIAAIGGMVMPAFIYFMFNPGPPELYGWGIPMATDIAFAMGILAAAGKKAPRSLYVFLIALAIVDDLGAVMVIAIFYTKYLAAEYLGAAMLVWALMFILNLGGVKSLLPYYVLAIFVWFAMLHSGIHATLAGVMTAMAIPLSGKLPESSLDLCELSHGQDRTEKHHTVNNSGKTLMEAKKRIFLVESPVDRALADLHLPVAYIVMPVFAFVNAGIPLSLELAGKIFTHPVAHGVILGLCIGKFAGITLSSLAAVKLGAARLPDGMSVAHLAGGGLIGGVGFTMSIFIAALGFRNEPELLLTAKTAILFGSTLSAILGFATLSLVSSRRRGG
- a CDS encoding metal-dependent hydrolase, which produces MPTPIGHCLIGLAVGEFYSKRKPGEKHAWITSLYFTAVACMADLDFISWDGDGLNISSLGHHGITHSLGFAVIASALAGAVAVFLDSPNWFRLSFLTGLAYTSHIMADIICVDEFPQNGIGLPALWPLSGDYYIIPLLPGVDRSHVFTMANAVNLSLEIALFGGVYLAAQWLMKAKNPQRQFQ
- a CDS encoding undecaprenyl-phosphate glucose phosphotransferase, with the protein product MLKKHNQLFLTIMLAADTLVAAVSWLLAYYVRFSLEVIEVDKGVPPLWDYLIFVPIIMVTWFFSLRFSGLYTPMRSDSRFHEYYRIFRTATVATIFMMAATFFFREYSYSRAVMALFWGISVVGLMVSHTSVRTILRIMRSKGYNLRYVLIVGTGELGQTLAATFARHPESGLKVVGMLAQDENETGKSYHGYEVIGTVGDIKRLISQRGVDQIFMALPRQANDLLDKTLSLLGDEMVDVKLAPDILQFMRLNAGVEDFDGIPIVSLSESPLYGWNLVLKRLFDIIFSMLFIVIWSPVMLAIAALIKLESRGPVLFRQERMSLGGGRFHIYKFRSMVEGAEKQTGAVWASKDDSRKTKVGEFIRRTSLDELPQLFNVLKGDMSLVGPRPERPVFVEDFSKNIPMYMLRHKMKAGMTGWAQVNGFRGNTSLEKRIEYDLHYIENWSMLFDLKILWLTVWRGFVNKHAY
- the kdsB gene encoding 3-deoxy-manno-octulosonate cytidylyltransferase, coding for MEDKTLVVIPARYGSTRLPAKALKLIGGKPMITRVYERAKLMKTPSRVIVATDDERILKTVTGSGGEAVMTSIHHASGTDRVAEVARKFPEYGIVVNLQGDEPFVDTDSVDRAVNALKGNPGASVSTLCVSVERKEAEDLNVTCVVRDLHGMALYFSKLPIPHHRDGADENSRWLKHLGVYVFRRDFLLRFSAMSPTPLEKLEKLEQLRILEHGEKILLVDTDRDSLGIDSPADLERAEAFVRNGEF